The Virgibacillus dokdonensis genome includes a window with the following:
- a CDS encoding ABC transporter ATP-binding protein yields the protein MFRLTANDLTVGYDKVPIIQNLSVTIPDKQITSIIGSNGCGKSTLLKAMTRIIPYEGGSVLLDGSQIAMMKTKDVAKKMAILPQSPDSASGLTVGELVSYGRFPHQSGLGKLKQADIDVIHWAMEVTAIIDFKHRTVDELSGGQRQRVWIAMALAQETDIILLDEPTTYLDMAHQLDILQLLEQLNKQEGRTIIMVLHDINQAARFSDHLLAMRSGQIIQTGSPRDVLTKEMLRNVYEIDGEIGKDPRTGKPICITYDLIKQKEQHNDEKTIHSAI from the coding sequence ATGTTTCGTTTAACCGCAAATGACTTAACTGTTGGCTATGACAAAGTGCCCATTATACAAAATTTATCCGTTACTATTCCTGATAAGCAGATCACATCCATCATCGGTAGTAATGGTTGTGGAAAATCCACTTTGTTAAAAGCAATGACAAGAATCATCCCTTATGAAGGTGGTTCAGTCCTGTTAGATGGTTCCCAAATTGCCATGATGAAAACAAAGGACGTTGCTAAGAAAATGGCCATCCTCCCCCAATCACCAGATAGCGCAAGCGGATTAACAGTTGGTGAATTGGTATCTTACGGACGCTTTCCACATCAAAGTGGATTAGGTAAATTAAAACAAGCAGATATCGATGTAATTCATTGGGCAATGGAGGTAACTGCTATAATAGATTTTAAACACCGCACTGTAGATGAATTGTCTGGCGGTCAAAGACAGCGCGTGTGGATTGCCATGGCTTTAGCGCAAGAAACGGACATCATTCTACTTGATGAACCAACAACCTATCTCGATATGGCTCATCAACTAGACATTCTTCAACTGCTAGAGCAACTGAATAAGCAAGAAGGTCGAACCATTATAATGGTTTTACACGATATCAACCAAGCGGCTAGGTTCAGTGATCACTTGCTTGCCATGCGTTCGGGACAAATTATTCAAACTGGGAGTCCCAGAGATGTCCTTACCAAAGAAATGTTACGAAATGTATACGAAATAGACGGAGAAATAGGGAAAGACCCACGTACAGGTAAACCAATCTGCATCACTTACGATCTAATTAAACAAAAGGAGCAACATAACGATGAAAAAACAATTCATTCTGCTATTTAG
- the srtB gene encoding class B sortase — protein sequence MSGKKIRKSLSNLLITICLGVFVYSAYELVSLGLDYYQNRQVLADVQDIYAAQTKASDSSEVEKGEIRKQFKELHKINPDIIGWLAIDKTNINYPILQAENNEHYLYRNYKEEQSRAGSIFMDYRNNVNAYNSNIVLYGHNMKDGSMFHNLRKYTDEEFFSNHRSVYFDTKYESYQAEVFSVYHTTTDFDYIQTHFSTQDEYRQLVNEIKDKSVFQSDVHVNEKDTIITLSTCDYTLDPDEGRFVVHAKISDQE from the coding sequence ATGAGTGGTAAGAAAATCAGAAAATCGCTTTCTAATCTGTTGATCACTATATGTCTTGGAGTGTTTGTCTATTCAGCATATGAATTAGTTTCATTAGGATTGGATTACTATCAAAATAGACAAGTACTGGCTGATGTACAGGATATATATGCAGCACAAACAAAGGCTTCAGATTCATCAGAAGTTGAAAAAGGTGAAATAAGAAAGCAATTTAAAGAGCTACACAAAATAAACCCGGACATTATTGGTTGGCTTGCTATTGATAAGACAAATATAAATTATCCAATTTTACAAGCAGAGAATAATGAGCATTATTTATATCGGAATTACAAAGAAGAACAATCAAGAGCCGGTAGTATTTTTATGGACTATCGTAATAATGTGAATGCATACAATTCAAATATTGTTTTATATGGGCATAACATGAAGGATGGGTCTATGTTTCATAATTTAAGAAAATATACGGATGAAGAATTTTTTTCAAACCATCGTAGCGTTTATTTTGATACGAAATATGAGAGCTATCAAGCAGAAGTATTCTCTGTCTATCACACGACAACAGACTTTGATTATATTCAAACACATTTCTCTACCCAAGATGAGTACAGACAATTAGTTAATGAAATTAAAGATAAATCAGTATTCCAATCTGATGTACACGTGAATGAAAAGGATACGATTATTACACTATCCACTTGTGATTATACACTCGACCCGGATGAGGGGCGCTTTGTTGTCCACGCAAAAATATCTGATCAGGAGTAA
- a CDS encoding FecCD family ABC transporter permease: MNKRIISFVTIIILLVSVILFSAMSGSIRVTFMELIQGLISGTNNDVEVVKDLRLPRIIIAIFAGAALSVSGVLIQAVMRNPLAEPGIIGVSSGAGFMSMLMISIFPTLFFYTPLFAFLGGAIAFFLVYSFSWKSGLDPLRMILIGVAINAIFTSLSQTFNYRGSYTSSMVQEVTTSTLSMKKWADVEIIVVYGTIGLIFACLVFAWCNYLALEDKTVKSLGLNVNIARFVISSIAVLLAGIATATAGLFLFVGLLVPHIGRILVGTDHKVLIPFSALLGSLLILLSDTLGRIIIAPNEIPASIIMALIGGPFLIFLLRKSDRVYGT, translated from the coding sequence GTGAATAAGCGAATCATTAGTTTTGTAACAATTATTATATTACTCGTCTCCGTAATCCTGTTTTCGGCAATGTCAGGAAGTATTCGTGTAACCTTTATGGAACTTATTCAAGGTTTAATTTCGGGAACGAATAATGACGTCGAAGTAGTTAAAGATTTACGATTACCAAGGATTATAATCGCTATTTTTGCTGGAGCGGCATTATCTGTTTCGGGTGTACTTATTCAAGCAGTAATGAGAAATCCATTAGCTGAACCTGGAATTATTGGTGTATCTTCCGGTGCGGGATTTATGAGTATGTTGATGATAAGTATTTTTCCAACGTTATTCTTCTATACACCATTATTTGCTTTTTTAGGCGGTGCAATTGCATTTTTCTTGGTTTATTCATTTTCTTGGAAGTCGGGTTTAGATCCTTTAAGAATGATTTTAATTGGGGTTGCGATTAATGCCATTTTTACAAGCTTAAGTCAAACCTTTAATTATCGAGGTAGTTATACCTCTTCCATGGTACAAGAAGTAACTACTTCTACGCTATCTATGAAAAAATGGGCGGATGTTGAGATTATCGTTGTTTACGGTACAATAGGGTTGATTTTTGCCTGTTTGGTTTTTGCTTGGTGTAATTATTTAGCCTTAGAAGATAAAACTGTGAAAAGCTTAGGATTAAATGTAAATATTGCTCGATTTGTTATTTCATCAATTGCTGTTTTGTTAGCTGGTATTGCTACTGCAACAGCAGGTTTATTTTTATTTGTGGGTTTGCTTGTCCCACATATTGGTCGAATCTTAGTCGGTACTGATCATAAAGTTCTTATTCCTTTTTCAGCACTCTTAGGTTCTTTGTTAATATTATTATCCGATACATTAGGGAGAATTATTATTGCACCAAATGAAATTCCTGCTTCTATTATTATGGCGTTAATAGGAGGACCGTTTCTAATATTTTTGCTTAGAAAGAGTGATCGAGTTTATGGAACTTAA
- a CDS encoding FecCD family ABC transporter permease: MKKVKREIQHTAFPIKLIIAIIVCFFTFLIATKMGAKETSFADVFVAFFQKGSSEGYSVIRDIRLPREVAVMFVGAALAVSGAIMQGMTRNPLADPGLLGLTSGANAALAFALAMLPSVSTFGIMVACFIGAAAGAGLVFGIGSMQKGGFTPVKLVLAGAAISIFLQAVADAIGLYFKISKNISLWTAGGAIGTTWQQLSIVVPFILIGLLFALLLSRQVTILSLNEDVATGLGQNTRRIRWLLFIVIVILAGAAVSLVGNMAFIGLMIPHIVRAIVGVDYRHIIPMSIFTGAIFMLLADLVGRMINAPMETPVVSIVAVLGLPFFLFVVRKGGSAFQ; the protein is encoded by the coding sequence GTGAAGAAAGTAAAAAGAGAAATCCAACATACGGCTTTTCCAATCAAATTAATCATCGCTATTATAGTATGCTTCTTCACATTCCTTATAGCAACAAAAATGGGTGCAAAAGAAACGAGTTTTGCTGACGTTTTTGTTGCGTTTTTCCAAAAAGGTAGTTCTGAAGGCTATTCCGTTATTCGGGATATTCGTTTACCAAGAGAAGTTGCCGTGATGTTTGTTGGGGCAGCTCTTGCTGTCTCCGGTGCCATTATGCAAGGGATGACACGTAACCCCTTAGCTGATCCTGGGTTACTTGGTTTAACTTCCGGTGCCAATGCTGCATTAGCATTCGCACTGGCCATGTTACCGAGCGTAAGTACTTTTGGAATTATGGTGGCATGTTTTATTGGGGCTGCAGCAGGTGCAGGGCTCGTCTTTGGTATTGGCTCCATGCAAAAAGGTGGCTTTACCCCTGTTAAATTAGTATTAGCAGGCGCTGCCATTTCTATCTTTTTACAAGCAGTTGCGGATGCTATCGGTTTATATTTTAAAATCTCCAAAAACATCTCCCTTTGGACAGCAGGAGGTGCTATTGGTACGACATGGCAACAGCTGTCCATTGTTGTTCCATTTATTTTAATCGGGTTACTATTTGCATTGCTTCTATCTCGTCAAGTAACGATTCTCAGCTTAAATGAAGATGTTGCCACTGGTTTAGGTCAAAATACAAGGCGAATTCGTTGGCTGTTATTTATTGTGATTGTTATATTAGCTGGAGCCGCCGTCTCGTTAGTCGGGAATATGGCATTTATCGGCTTAATGATCCCTCATATTGTACGAGCGATTGTTGGTGTTGATTATCGTCATATCATTCCGATGTCTATCTTTACTGGAGCCATCTTTATGTTGCTTGCAGATTTAGTCGGACGTATGATTAATGCACCAATGGAGACACCAGTTGTATCCATTGTTGCTGTTCTTGGACTCCCGTTCTTTCTATTTGTTGTGCGAAAAGGAGGAAGCGCATTTCAATGA
- a CDS encoding FecCD family ABC transporter permease produces MIPSQLIRKQRIIIFILLLLIIMTSIIAIGVGPSSVSMDRLIPTILGNGTFKEDFVFFSIRLPRLIIIVLAGMALSLSGAILQALTRNDLADPGIIGINSGAGVAIAVFFLFMPIEVGNFVYMLPVVAFIGAMATAILIYIFSYQRKTGLNPIHLVLVGVGFSMALSGLMVILTSGAKNEKVDFIANWLAGNIWGTDWPFILALLPWILILFPYTYIKSHQLNIFGMSEPVGIGLGMHIEKERIVLLMVAVALAAATVSVTGGIAFIGLMAPHIAKGLVGPRHQLFLPITILIGAWLLLVADTIGRNILQPEGIATGIVVAIIGAPYFIYLLLRSK; encoded by the coding sequence ATGATTCCATCCCAACTAATACGCAAACAACGTATCATTATATTCATTTTACTACTACTTATTATCATGACGTCCATCATAGCAATTGGCGTAGGCCCATCTTCTGTGTCTATGGATCGTTTAATTCCGACTATTTTAGGAAACGGAACATTTAAAGAAGACTTCGTGTTTTTCTCTATTCGCTTACCACGACTTATTATTATCGTGTTAGCCGGCATGGCACTCTCACTTTCTGGGGCTATTTTACAGGCATTAACTAGAAACGACTTAGCTGATCCTGGAATCATCGGGATAAACTCGGGAGCTGGTGTAGCTATTGCCGTATTCTTTTTATTTATGCCAATAGAAGTAGGAAATTTTGTATATATGCTACCTGTTGTCGCTTTTATCGGTGCTATGGCTACTGCCATATTGATATATATATTTTCCTACCAAAGAAAAACCGGTCTAAATCCTATCCATCTTGTTCTTGTTGGGGTTGGATTTTCCATGGCATTATCTGGTCTTATGGTCATCCTCACATCCGGTGCTAAAAATGAGAAAGTCGACTTCATCGCTAACTGGTTGGCAGGAAATATATGGGGAACAGACTGGCCATTTATCTTAGCTCTGCTCCCATGGATTTTGATTTTATTTCCATATACATACATAAAATCACACCAGTTAAACATATTTGGGATGAGTGAACCAGTAGGTATTGGGCTTGGTATGCATATAGAAAAAGAAAGAATCGTATTATTAATGGTAGCCGTTGCCTTAGCAGCTGCAACCGTATCTGTGACAGGTGGAATTGCCTTTATTGGATTAATGGCACCACATATCGCAAAAGGGCTCGTCGGGCCAAGACATCAGCTATTCCTGCCAATCACTATTCTGATTGGTGCTTGGTTATTACTAGTAGCCGATACGATTGGCAGGAATATATTGCAGCCAGAAGGCATTGCCACAGGTATTGTCGTGGCAATTATCGGAGCACCGTATTTTATTTATCTACTATTAAGAAGCAAATAA
- a CDS encoding ABC transporter ATP-binding protein, translated as MELKDITFSYDLKNNHLVDVNGEINRGKITTIIGPNGSGKSTLLGIMSNQITPHKGYVRLDGKQLVEFRSKEFARKVAVVHQRNSAPADMTVEKLISYGRLPYKSFLANNKQEDAKVIEWALQKTNLSKKRNHALYTLSGGEQQRVWIALTLAQRTPFLFLDEPTTYLDIYYQYELLEFIKKLNRDLGITIVMVLHDINQAIRYSDIIIAMKHGQIVKKGVPKDVITNELMKEVYGINVLIKENKDTGIYTIPIGI; from the coding sequence ATGGAACTTAAAGATATAACTTTTTCGTATGACCTTAAAAACAATCATTTGGTTGATGTAAACGGAGAGATTAATCGCGGGAAAATTACTACAATTATTGGGCCAAATGGGAGTGGAAAATCAACATTACTTGGAATAATGTCCAATCAAATCACTCCTCATAAAGGGTATGTTCGGTTAGACGGAAAACAATTAGTTGAATTTCGATCAAAAGAATTTGCCCGAAAGGTAGCCGTTGTACATCAAAGAAACAGCGCACCAGCTGATATGACAGTAGAAAAATTAATTAGTTATGGCAGATTGCCATATAAGTCATTTTTAGCTAATAATAAGCAAGAGGATGCTAAAGTAATTGAATGGGCACTCCAAAAAACAAATTTATCTAAGAAAAGAAACCATGCCCTATATACTTTATCCGGTGGAGAACAACAACGTGTTTGGATTGCGCTAACTTTAGCTCAACGTACTCCTTTTCTGTTTTTAGATGAACCGACGACTTATTTGGATATTTATTATCAATATGAGCTATTAGAATTTATTAAAAAACTAAATAGAGATTTAGGTATAACGATCGTTATGGTACTTCATGATATTAATCAGGCAATCCGATATAGTGACATTATTATTGCTATGAAACATGGACAAATAGTTAAAAAAGGTGTGCCCAAAGATGTAATTACTAATGAGCTTATGAAGGAAGTTTACGGAATAAATGTTTTAATCAAAGAAAACAAAGATACAGGGATTTATACAATACCCATTGGAATTTAA
- a CDS encoding iron-hydroxamate ABC transporter substrate-binding protein codes for MKKQFILLFSILILVLSACNTNDEKKEDNDKAASENEKDIITYESEDGPVEVPADPQRVVVLSQFAGDLIKLGVHVVGADSWAKDNPRFEELKDAATVSEDNLEQIIELEPDLIIGLSSTKNIDKLKEIAPTVTFTYGKAGYLDQHIEIGKLVNKEEEARKWVENFEKEAKDVGKQIKDKIGKDATVSVIEKFDKQWYVFGDNWGRGTEILYQAMGLKMPESVKEQALKDGYYALSEEVIPDFAGDYLIVSDQSGAEDTSYLESDTFRSIPAVQNDQIFVVNGKEFYFNDASTLEYQLEFFKEKFLGE; via the coding sequence ATGAAAAAACAATTCATTCTGCTATTTAGCATCCTCATTCTTGTACTTAGTGCTTGTAATACGAACGATGAAAAGAAAGAAGATAACGATAAAGCAGCTTCAGAAAATGAAAAAGATATCATTACCTATGAATCTGAAGACGGTCCTGTAGAAGTTCCTGCCGACCCGCAACGTGTCGTTGTGCTTAGCCAATTTGCTGGAGATTTAATCAAACTTGGCGTCCATGTTGTTGGTGCTGACTCATGGGCGAAAGATAACCCGCGTTTTGAAGAATTAAAAGACGCTGCCACCGTTTCTGAAGATAATTTGGAACAAATCATCGAGCTAGAACCAGATCTAATCATCGGCTTATCTTCCACTAAAAATATAGACAAGTTAAAAGAAATTGCACCGACCGTTACATTTACTTACGGAAAAGCTGGTTACCTAGATCAACATATTGAAATTGGCAAGCTCGTAAACAAGGAAGAAGAAGCCCGCAAGTGGGTAGAAAATTTTGAGAAAGAAGCAAAAGATGTCGGTAAACAAATTAAAGATAAAATTGGCAAAGATGCTACGGTATCTGTCATCGAAAAGTTCGATAAACAATGGTATGTGTTTGGCGATAATTGGGGGCGTGGTACCGAAATTCTCTATCAAGCCATGGGACTAAAAATGCCTGAATCAGTGAAAGAACAGGCGTTAAAAGATGGTTATTACGCTCTTTCAGAAGAAGTTATCCCTGATTTTGCAGGTGATTATTTAATTGTTAGTGATCAATCTGGTGCAGAAGATACTTCTTACTTAGAGTCGGATACGTTCCGAAGCATTCCTGCTGTACAAAATGATCAAATATTTGTTGTTAATGGAAAAGAATTTTACTTTAATGATGCGTCAACACTTGAATATCAATTGGAGTTTTTCAAAGAAAAATTTTTAGGGGAATAA